In Ostrea edulis chromosome 6, xbOstEdul1.1, whole genome shotgun sequence, a single window of DNA contains:
- the LOC130047302 gene encoding uncharacterized protein LOC130047302, which yields MSERIPNDLRNSRNGLPTNYIEQRLRFLEKQLHIQRERELELRRENWQRVRFLQRGGGIDREKRQLVSEYYRIKLDRGRHSRKFKVKQNVYNVTFKELPDSSFIRRLFKDMLKNVKREMQCNPNDYVRLNIRHPSLDSEIWVEFTQSKNLNEEKILNKIEAVQQSKKEFLMTDGATQLDFFHVKYPQGSGGGMKKKHLQVDKKKFKISKRAIVRINNPEDFLCLPRAIAVAQLHSQKPEVPDPEWEKKWLKMRKGDTQALDQKRQAFALMELAGCANDQPFGPQEWEKLHQVLAPEYRLKIFHFKTNTQRLRLDPIYRGQGSGKCLNILMDNEHYDTITSMPGVTENTYYCDYCDVGYSHIEEHRTVCPHRCSFCLADSPCTPDGTRTECAHCKGFFRNAACYQTHLKPYSSNTATTVCNLMGRCEQCQKWMSKQLLKGHACSGKTQCHICKKLVTTPHFCFVQKKPKPKRNKELKMYIYFDFECTQENGIHTPNLCVAERVCQHCDSVDIDMRCDHCHAFGSQRRFVFQGPDTLKQFMEWLLQSQTDEKGNVTFKHDETTVIAHNFKGYDGQFILNYLVHTACIKPAVILNGSKILCMGVFGLRFIDSYNFLPFALAKMPSAFGLTELKKGYFPHFFNTEQNQNYVGAYPDAHYYNPDDMSIANRAAFYNWYTQQAGKVFDFQKEFLAYCISDVDILRRCCAQFKATLYGLVRVDPFQESITFASTANLAYRRGFMAQDTIAIIPNMGYQPSRSYSAKACRWLTSLDRNIRHAKNGGEINIGPYTVDGYEEESHTVYEFYGCYWHGCPTCYPNLLTETHPHRVQQTYQTLYEQTLKRAAAIEQQGYTVVSIWEHEFDRQVKNNPELQTLLRDLDIQDPLNPRDALYGGRTNATRLYCEEGDMRYVDVCSLYPYVLKYRTFPIDHPQVITSDFKNVREYFGLIRCRVLPPRGLYHPVLPYKTGGKLLFPLCRTCAEHRNLGPDDRCSHSDSERSLTGTWVTVEVHKALDLGYRLDRIYEVWHFEKTSQDLFRSYIDTFLKIKQEASGFPDHCQTSEQKQDYIDEIRRREGIFMNLIDIEKNPVRRTIAKLFLNCLWGKFAQRLQLPQTQYLTEEEELQKKLQDATLEIKGVELLENQDHPETDMMLINYQEKEEFLEDCPFGNVVLACFTTAHARLHLYETLEPLGERVLYFDTDSIIYQHDETQFNPTIVNSLGGWTDELSGDRIIKYMSGGPKNYAYETQGGKSMCKVKGLTLSYRASKIISLATLEKMLKGEEEEVNVRYPHYIQRTRQHDVRTIPLVKKYRVVYDKRQRVHHYNTLPYGY from the coding sequence ATGTCTGAGCGAATACCCAACGACTTACGGAATAGCAGAAATGGGCTCCCAACCAATTATATTGAACAGCGATTGAGATTTTTAGAGAAACAACTACACATACAGCGAGAGCGTGAATTAGAACTCCGCAGAGAAAACTGGCAACGAGTGAGATTTTTACAGCGGGGAGGGGGGATAGACAGAGAAAAACGCCAGTTAGTGTCGGAATATTATCGAATCAAGCTCGACAGAGGCCGGCATTCCAGGAAATTTaaagtgaaacaaaatgtgtacaACGTTACTTTCAAAGAGCTTCCAGATTCTTCCTTTATTCGGCGATTATTCAAAGATATGCTCAAAAATGTGAAACGGGAAATGCAGTGTAACCCCAATGATTATGTACGGCTCAACATTCGACACCCGTCTTTGGATTCCGAGATTTGGGTCGAATTTACCCAGTCTAAAAACCTCAACGAggagaaaattttaaacaaaatagaagccGTACAGCAATCTAAAAAAGAGTTCCTGATGACAGACGGAGCCACACAGTTAGATTTTTTTCATGTCAAATATCCTCAAGGGAGTGGCGGCGGTATGAAGAAAAAGCATCTACAAGTcgataaaaagaaatttaagatCTCCAAGAGAGCTATCGTTCGTATTAACAATCCCGAGGATTTCCTGTGTCTACCCCGAGCTATTGCCGTGGCACAGTTACACAGTCAAAAACCTGAGGTTCCGGACCCCGAATGGGAGAAAAAATGGTTAAAGATGAGAAAAGGGGATACACAAGCTCTCGACCAGAAACGACAGGCCTTTGCGCTCATGGAACTCGCCGGGTGTGCAAACGACCAACCGTTTGGGCCTCAGGAATGGGAGAAATTACATCAGGTCTTGGCTCCCGAGTATcgcttgaaaatatttcattttaagacAAACACGCAGCGATTACGATTAGACCCCATCTACAGAGGTCAGGGGAGCGGAAAATGTTTGAACATCCTGATGGATAACGAGCATTACGATACCATAACATCGATGCCGGGAGTGACGGAAAACACATATTATTGTGATTACTGTGATGTTGGATATAGCCACATCGAAGAGCACCGTACCGTTTGCCCTCACCGCTGTTCGTTTTGTTTAGCCGATTCTCCCTGTACCCCGGACGGCACCCGCACGGAATGTGCtcattgtaagggatttttTAGAAATGCTGCGTGTTACCAGACCCACTTGAAACCTTACAGTAGCAATACCGCGACAACCGTGTGTAATTTAATGGGACGTTGCGAGCAGTGCCAGAAATGGATGTCTAAGCAATTATTAAAGGGACACGCGTGCAGCGGAAAAACACAATGTCACATCTGCAAGAAACTCGTCACCACCCCACATTTCTGCTTCGTTCAAAAGAAACCCAAGCCCAAACGCAACAAGGAActgaaaatgtacatttatttcgatTTTGAATGTACACAGGAAAACGGAATTCACACCCCTAACCTCTGTGTGGCCGAACGCGTGTGTCAACATTGCGACAGTGTAGACATTGACATGCGATGTGATCACTGTCATGCGTTTGGATCGCAACGCCGCTTCGTATTTCAAGGCCCCGACACCTTAAAGCAGTTTATGGAATGGTTGTTACAATCCCAGACGGACGAGAAGGGTAATGTGACTTTTAAGCATGATGAAACGACCGTCATTGCGCACAATTTCAAGGGATACGATGGGCAGTTCATCTTGAACTATCTAGTGCATACGGCCTGTATCAAACCCGCAGTCATCCTCAACGGCAGTAAAATCTTGTGCATGGGAGTGTTCGGCTTGAGATTCATCGATTCATACAATTTCCTCCCCTTTGCCCTCGCCAAGATGCCCTCTGCGTTTGGATTAACAGAACTGAAAAAAGGTTATTTCCCCCACTTTTTTAACACGGAACAAAACCAGAATTACGTGGGGGCTTATCCCGATGCTCACTACTACAATCCTGACGACATGTCGATCGCTAATCGTGCAGCCTTCTATAACTGGTACACTCAACAGGCCGGGAAAGTGTTCGATTTCCAGAAGGAATTCCTGGCTTACTGTATCTCGGATGTGGATATTTTACGCCGTTGTTGTGCGCAATTTAAGGCGACGCTCTACGGACTCGTCCGCGTCGACCCGTTTCAGGAATCCATCACTTTTGCTAGCACGGCTAATTTAGCGTATCGCCGAGGATTCATGGCACAGGACACCATAGCCATCATACCTAATATGGGATATCAACCGTCGCGCAGCTACTCGGCCAAGGCCTGTCGCTGGCTCACCTCCCTGGACCGCAACATACGTCATGCTAAGAACGGGGGCGAAATTAACATAGGACCCTATACGGTGGACGGCTACGAGGAGGAATCGCACACCGTGTACGAATTTTACGGCTGCTACTGGCACGGGTGCCCCACCTGTTATCCGAATCTGTTGACGGAAACCCACCCCCATCGAGTCCAGCAGACGTATCAAACCCTGTACGAGCAAACCTTGAAACGCGCCGCCGCCATAGAGCAACAAGGATATACCGTCGTGAGCATCTGGGAACACGAGTTTGATCGACAAGTGAAAAACAATCCAGAGTTACAAACATTACTACGAGACCTCGATATTCAGGACCCCTTAAATCCCCGCGATGCCTTATACGGAGGTCGTACCAATGCTACTCGCCTGTATTGCGAGGAGGGAGACATGCGATACGTCGATGTGTGTTCTCTGTATCCTTACGTGTTGAAATACAGAACGTTTCCCATCGATCATCCTCAAGTCATCACCAGCGATTTCAAGAATGTGAGAGAGTACTTTGGTCTCATTCGTTGTCGTGTCTTACCACCCCGAGGTCTGTATCATCCCGTCTTACCCTATAAGACGGGAGGAAAATTACTTTTCCCCTTATGCCGAACCTGCGCCGAACATCGCAACTTAGGACCCGACGATCGATGCAGTCACAGCGATTCAGAACGCAGTCTGACTGGCACCTGGGTGACCGTAGAAGTACACAAAGCTCTAGATCTCGGTTATCGGCTCGACCGCATCTATGAAGTCTGGCATTTTGAAAAGACCAGTCAGGACTTGTTTCGATCTTACATcgatacttttttaaaaattaaacaagaagctTCCGGATTCCCCGATCATTGTCAAACGAGCGAACAAAAACAAGACTACATCGATGAGATCCGGCGCCGGGAAGGCATCTTCATGAATCTAATAGACATCGAGAAAAACCCCGTCCGTAGAaccattgccaaactctttttaaattgtctCTGGGGAAAATTTGCACAACGATTACAACTACCACAAACACAGTATTTAACcgaagaagaagaattacagAAAAAATTACAAGATGCCACTCTAGAAATCAAAGGAGTCGAGCTGCTGGAAAATCAAGATCATCCGGAAACTGACATGATGCTAATCAATTATCAAGAGAAAGAAGAATTCCTAGAAGACTGTCCTTTTGGAAACGTAGTGCTGGCTTGTTTTACCACAGCGCATGCTCGTTTACATCTCTACGAGACGTTAGAACCTTTGGGGGAACGCGTCCTCTACTTCGATACGGATAGTATTATCTATCAACACGATGAGACCCAATTTAACCCTACCATTGTCAACAGTTTAGGCGGCTGGACCGATGAATTGAGTGGAGATCGTATCATCAAGTACATGTCGGGAGGCCCTAAAAATTATGCATACGAGACCCAGGGGGGAAAATCAATGTGCAAAGTCAAAGGACTGACGCTCAGTTATCGCGCTTCTAAGATCATCTCACTCGCTACCTtagaaaaaatgttaaaaggagaagaagaagaagttAATGTGCGTTATCCTCACTACATTCAGAGAACGCGCCAGCACGATGTTCGCACGATCCCCTTAGTAAAGAAATATCGCGTAGTGTACGACAAGCGACAGCGGGTTCACCATTACAACACGCTTCCTTATGGATATTAG